One Candidatus Sulfurimonas baltica DNA segment encodes these proteins:
- the rpsG gene encoding 30S ribosomal protein S7, with protein sequence MRRRKAPVREIMPDPVYGSKILTKFINKIMYDGKKSTAEKIIYSAMDIISSRGEKTGIDTFNEAIENIKPIIEVKSRRVGGATYQVPVEVRPVRQLSLSIRWLIDSSRKRNERTMAERLANELMDASSDKGNAFKKKEDTYRMAEANKAFAHYRW encoded by the coding sequence ATGAGAAGAAGAAAAGCTCCCGTTCGTGAAATAATGCCAGATCCTGTTTATGGAAGCAAAATTTTAACGAAGTTTATAAATAAAATTATGTACGATGGTAAAAAAAGTACAGCTGAAAAAATCATTTACAGTGCAATGGATATCATTAGCTCTCGTGGTGAAAAAACAGGTATTGATACTTTTAATGAAGCTATTGAAAACATTAAACCTATTATTGAAGTAAAAAGTCGCCGTGTTGGTGGTGCTACATATCAAGTTCCAGTAGAAGTACGCCCGGTACGTCAACTATCACTATCTATCAGATGGTTAATTGATTCTTCTCGTAAGAGAAATGAAAGAACTATGGCTGAGAGATTAGCAAATGAATTAATGGATGCGTCATCTGATAAAGGTAATGCATTTAAGAAAAAAGAAGATACTTACCGTATGGCTGAAGCAAATAAAGCATTTGCTCACTATCGCTGGTAA
- the rpsL gene encoding 30S ribosomal protein S12, with the protein MPTINQLIRNERKRVVKKSKSPALVSCPQRRGVCTRVYTTTPKKPNSALRKVAKVRLTSGFEVISYIGGEGHNLQEHSIVLVRGGRIKDLPGVKYHIVRGALDTAGVANRKVARSKYGTKRPKK; encoded by the coding sequence ATGCCTACAATCAATCAATTGATACGTAATGAGCGTAAACGTGTGGTTAAGAAATCTAAATCACCAGCTCTAGTATCGTGTCCACAGCGTCGCGGTGTTTGTACACGTGTTTACACGACAACACCAAAAAAACCTAACTCGGCTTTAAGAAAAGTTGCAAAAGTTCGTTTAACTTCAGGTTTTGAAGTTATTTCTTATATCGGTGGTGAGGGTCACAACCTTCAAGAGCACTCAATCGTACTTGTACGTGGTGGTCGTATTAAAGATTTACCTGGTGTTAAGTATCATATCGTTCGTGGTGCTTTAGATACAGCTGGTGTTGCAAATCGTAAAGTTGCTCGTTCTAAATATGGAACTAAGAGACCTAAAAAATAG
- the rpoC gene encoding DNA-directed RNA polymerase subunit beta' codes for MSKLVPIEVTEDKRPKDIKQLQFRLASPEKVMSWSHGEVKKPETINYRTLKPERDGLFCAKIFGPVRDYECLCGKYKKMRYKGVVCEKCGVEVTSTKVRRIRMGHIELVTPVAHIWYVSSLPSRIGTLLGIKMKDLERVLYYEAYIVESGGEAYYDAEAKTPVLKYDVLNEEQYRTLVQRFGELGFAARMGGEVIRDLLDSIDLVDAFTQLKEDIELTKSEAKRKTIAKRLKVIESFLNSGNNPAWMMLTVLPVLPPDLRPLVSLDGGKFAVSDVNDLYRRVINRNQRLKRLVELEAPEIIVRNEKRMLQESVDALFDNGRRANAVKGANKRPLKSLSEIIKGKQGRFRQNLLGKRVDFSGRSVIVVGPNLRMDQCGLPKKMALELFKPHLIAKLEEKGYATTVKAAKNMIDDKTNEVWECLAEIVDGYPVLLNRAPTLHKLSIQAFHPKLIDGKAIQLHPLVCAAFNADFDGDQMAVHIPLSSAAIAEAKVLMLASMNILLPASGKAIATPSQDMVLGIYYITLEKNGVKGSNKLFANVDEIRIAIEHDALDIHAKIRTRVDGRIIHTTAGRMLLKAVLPKFVPIELWNRVMKKKAINETVDYVQKHGGIGITATFLDNLKDLGFKHATESGVSISIADIIIPETKAAKITESKNRVIEIQKQYEAGLLTEQERYNKIIDVWTDTNNTLATQMMDLVQTDKDGFNSIHMMADSGARGSAAQIRQLAGMRGLMAKPSGDIIETPIISNFKEGLNVIEYFISTHGARKGLADTALKTANAGYLTRKLVDVAQNVKIVEHDCHTHEGIEISDISDQNTLIESLEDRLNGRVLADDVIDPISNEILFAEGTLLDEISAQVISEAGIKTAHIRTPTTCKSQNGICALCYGVNLATGHIVRTGEAVGIIAAQSIGEPGTQLTLRTFHVGGTASSTAQERQVVATKEGFIRYYNVKTYSSKEGRSIVANRRNAAVLLVEPKIKAPFSGKLNIQTIHDEVVISISSKNETVRYSLRKNEIAKPNELAGVGGQIEGKYYFPYESGSEVAESESIVETIKDGWNVPSRVPYASELLVKDGAPVTQKIYAKEEGTVKYFLLKGDFLERFEGLKSGYEVVEKGLFATVVDTNNREAVRHYVARGSVIVASDDAAVDSTTLIAKPKSDESTVIAEWDPYSNPVISETNGVVKFEDIIVGTTASEQYDELTGKTRLMINDHLSAEYKPTIVLASEDGELLRYQIESKSSIYVEDGATVKVADIIAKTPKALQKSSDITGGLPRVSELFEGRRPKATALISEIDGTVSFGKLLRGKVRIIVSSDNGIIKEYFVDKSHVAVVAQGDFVHAGERLTSGIISSHELLRIMGVKALYNYLVSEVQQVYRSQGVNIADKHIEVIFTQMLRQIKIVKSGDTKFIEGDLVSKAKFAQENEKITRLGGRPAIAEPFLVGITRAAVSADSIISAASFQDTTKVLTEAAVSAKIDDLNDLKENVIIGRTIPVGTGIYKDQEIMFNIDSE; via the coding sequence ATGAGTAAACTAGTACCTATTGAAGTAACTGAAGATAAAAGACCAAAAGATATAAAACAACTGCAGTTTCGTTTAGCGTCTCCAGAGAAAGTTATGTCTTGGAGTCATGGTGAAGTAAAAAAGCCTGAAACTATTAATTATCGTACACTTAAGCCTGAGCGTGATGGTCTATTTTGTGCAAAGATTTTTGGTCCAGTACGTGACTATGAGTGTCTTTGTGGTAAATATAAAAAAATGCGCTACAAGGGTGTTGTGTGTGAGAAGTGTGGTGTTGAAGTAACAAGCACTAAAGTTCGTCGTATCCGTATGGGTCACATCGAACTTGTTACACCAGTAGCTCATATTTGGTATGTTAGTTCATTGCCTTCAAGAATCGGTACTCTTCTTGGTATTAAAATGAAAGACCTTGAACGTGTACTTTATTATGAAGCATATATTGTTGAGTCTGGTGGAGAAGCATACTATGATGCTGAAGCAAAAACACCAGTTTTAAAATATGATGTTTTAAATGAAGAGCAATACCGTACTTTAGTTCAAAGATTTGGTGAATTAGGCTTTGCTGCTCGTATGGGTGGTGAAGTTATTCGCGATTTATTAGATTCAATTGATTTAGTTGATGCATTTACACAACTTAAAGAGGATATTGAACTTACAAAAAGTGAAGCTAAAAGAAAGACTATTGCTAAAAGATTGAAAGTAATAGAGTCATTTTTAAATAGTGGAAATAATCCTGCTTGGATGATGTTAACAGTTTTACCTGTTCTTCCACCAGATTTAAGACCTCTTGTTTCTCTAGATGGTGGTAAATTTGCTGTTTCTGATGTAAATGATTTATACAGAAGAGTTATTAACCGTAACCAAAGACTAAAGCGTTTAGTTGAACTTGAAGCACCTGAGATTATTGTTAGAAATGAAAAAAGAATGCTTCAAGAATCTGTTGATGCACTGTTTGACAATGGTCGTCGTGCAAACGCAGTAAAAGGTGCTAACAAGCGTCCACTTAAATCTTTAAGTGAAATTATTAAAGGTAAGCAGGGGCGTTTTCGTCAAAACTTACTTGGTAAGCGTGTTGACTTTTCAGGTCGTTCTGTAATTGTTGTTGGTCCAAATCTTCGTATGGATCAGTGTGGTTTACCTAAAAAAATGGCTTTAGAGCTGTTTAAGCCACATTTGATTGCTAAGCTTGAAGAAAAAGGTTATGCTACAACAGTAAAAGCCGCAAAAAACATGATTGATGATAAAACAAATGAAGTTTGGGAGTGTCTAGCTGAGATAGTTGATGGTTATCCTGTACTTCTTAACCGTGCACCAACACTTCATAAGTTGTCGATTCAAGCATTCCATCCAAAACTGATTGACGGTAAAGCTATTCAGCTTCATCCGTTGGTTTGTGCTGCGTTCAATGCCGATTTTGATGGAGATCAGATGGCTGTACATATACCTTTGAGTTCTGCAGCAATTGCAGAAGCAAAAGTTTTAATGTTAGCATCTATGAATATTTTACTTCCAGCATCTGGTAAGGCGATAGCTACACCATCTCAAGATATGGTTCTTGGTATTTACTATATAACGTTAGAAAAAAATGGTGTTAAGGGTTCAAATAAACTTTTTGCAAACGTTGATGAAATTAGAATTGCTATTGAACATGACGCACTTGACATACATGCAAAAATAAGAACGCGTGTTGATGGAAGAATAATTCACACAACTGCTGGTCGTATGCTTCTTAAAGCTGTATTGCCTAAGTTTGTTCCAATTGAACTTTGGAACAGAGTTATGAAGAAAAAAGCTATTAATGAAACTGTTGATTATGTTCAAAAACATGGTGGAATAGGCATAACAGCAACATTCCTTGATAATCTTAAAGATTTAGGTTTTAAGCATGCAACTGAATCTGGAGTATCAATATCTATAGCTGATATTATTATTCCTGAGACTAAGGCTGCTAAAATAACTGAATCTAAAAACAGAGTTATAGAGATTCAAAAACAGTACGAAGCTGGTCTTTTGACAGAACAAGAGAGATATAATAAAATTATTGATGTTTGGACAGATACAAACAATACTCTTGCTACTCAGATGATGGATTTGGTTCAAACAGATAAAGATGGATTCAATTCAATCCATATGATGGCAGATTCTGGTGCTCGTGGTTCTGCTGCACAAATTCGTCAGTTAGCTGGTATGCGTGGTCTTATGGCTAAACCAAGTGGTGATATTATTGAGACACCGATTATTTCAAACTTTAAAGAGGGTCTGAACGTAATTGAGTACTTTATTTCAACTCACGGTGCTAGAAAAGGTCTTGCCGATACAGCACTAAAGACAGCTAATGCAGGTTATTTGACTCGTAAGCTTGTTGATGTTGCTCAAAATGTTAAGATTGTAGAACATGACTGTCATACTCATGAAGGTATTGAAATTTCAGATATATCTGATCAAAATACACTTATTGAGTCTTTAGAAGATAGACTAAATGGTAGAGTTCTAGCTGATGATGTTATAGATCCTATTAGTAATGAAATTCTTTTTGCTGAGGGAACTCTGCTTGATGAAATTTCTGCACAAGTAATTTCTGAAGCGGGCATAAAAACAGCTCATATTAGAACACCGACTACATGTAAAAGTCAAAATGGAATTTGTGCACTTTGTTATGGTGTTAACCTTGCAACAGGACATATTGTTCGTACTGGTGAGGCTGTAGGTATTATTGCTGCTCAGTCAATTGGTGAGCCGGGTACTCAGCTTACACTTAGAACATTCCACGTTGGTGGAACTGCAAGTTCGACTGCTCAAGAGAGACAAGTTGTAGCTACAAAAGAGGGTTTTATACGTTATTACAATGTTAAAACATACTCTTCTAAAGAAGGAAGAAGTATAGTTGCAAATCGTAGAAATGCAGCTGTATTATTAGTTGAACCAAAAATTAAAGCTCCATTCTCAGGAAAGTTGAATATTCAAACAATTCATGATGAAGTTGTTATTAGTATATCTTCTAAAAATGAGACGGTTAGATATTCACTTCGTAAAAATGAGATTGCTAAGCCTAATGAACTTGCTGGAGTAGGTGGGCAGATTGAAGGTAAATACTACTTCCCTTATGAAAGTGGTTCTGAGGTAGCAGAATCTGAATCTATTGTTGAAACAATTAAAGATGGGTGGAATGTACCAAGTCGTGTTCCGTACGCTTCTGAATTATTAGTAAAAGATGGTGCTCCAGTCACTCAAAAGATATATGCTAAAGAAGAGGGTACTGTTAAGTACTTTTTACTTAAAGGTGACTTCCTTGAGAGATTTGAAGGTCTTAAATCAGGTTATGAAGTAGTTGAAAAAGGTCTTTTCGCAACTGTAGTTGATACAAATAACCGTGAAGCTGTAAGACATTATGTAGCTCGCGGATCTGTTATTGTTGCTTCAGATGATGCTGCTGTTGATTCAACTACACTTATTGCTAAACCAAAGAGTGATGAGTCAACTGTAATTGCTGAATGGGATCCATACTCAAACCCAGTTATATCTGAGACAAATGGTGTAGTTAAATTTGAAGATATCATTGTTGGAACAACAGCAAGCGAACAATATGACGAGCTTACAGGTAAAACACGTTTAATGATAAACGATCACTTATCTGCTGAGTATAAACCGACAATTGTACTTGCTAGTGAAGATGGTGAGCTTTTGAGATACCAAATTGAATCAAAATCATCTATATATGTAGAAGATGGCGCAACAGTAAAGGTAGCAGATATAATTGCAAAAACACCAAAAGCACTTCAAAAATCAAGCGATATTACAGGAGGTCTTCCTCGTGTATCTGAACTTTTTGAAGGACGTCGTCCAAAGGCTACTGCACTTATTTCTGAAATAGATGGAACAGTAAGTTTTGGTAAATTGCTTCGTGGAAAAGTTAGAATCATTGTTAGTAGTGACAATGGAATTATTAAAGAGTACTTTGTAGATAAATCACATGTAGCAGTTGTTGCGCAAGGTGACTTTGTACATGCTGGTGAAAGACTTACTTCTGGTATTATCTCTTCACATGAACTACTTCGTATTATGGGTGTTAAAGCACTTTATAACTATTTAGTAAGTGAAGTACAACAAGTATACCGTTCTCAAGGTGTTAATATTGCTGATAAGCATATTGAAGTAATTTTTACTCAAATGCTTAGACAAATTAAGATTGTTAAATCTGGAGATACTAAGTTTATTGAAGGAGATTTAGTTTCTAAAGCTAAATTTGCACAAGAGAATGAAAAAATCACTAGACTTGGTGGTCGCCCAGCTATAGCAGAGCCATTCTTGGTTGGTATTACTAGAGCAGCTGTTTCAGCTGATAGTATAATATCTGCTGCATCTTTCCAAGATACTACAAAAGTATTGACAGAAGCTGCAGTATCTGCAAAGATTGATGATCTTAATGACCTTAAAGAGAATGTTATCATTGGTAGAACTATACCAGTTGGAACAGGTATCTATAAAGATCAAGAAATCATGTTTAATATCGATTCAGAGTAG